A genome region from Streptomyces sp. NBC_01296 includes the following:
- a CDS encoding VOC family protein — MKHTAPEGYTSVAPWVVTDDTGALLDFITAAFDGEEVARVPLEDGTIGHGEIRIGDTVVLAFDRRPDWPVMPALLRLYVPDADAAMAAAVANGATVVTEAADSAWGDRGGRVRDPFGNIWWVSSRVEDIAPDRAWQRMSQPEYAESMRIAQETLDAELSGRESGVASAPQHPAS, encoded by the coding sequence ATGAAGCACACCGCGCCCGAGGGTTACACCAGCGTCGCACCATGGGTCGTCACCGACGACACCGGCGCGCTGCTCGACTTCATCACCGCGGCGTTCGACGGCGAAGAGGTCGCTCGGGTTCCCCTCGAAGACGGCACCATCGGCCACGGCGAGATCCGCATCGGTGACACGGTCGTACTGGCCTTCGACCGCCGGCCCGACTGGCCGGTGATGCCCGCGTTGCTGCGCCTCTACGTCCCCGACGCGGACGCCGCCATGGCCGCCGCCGTGGCCAACGGGGCGACGGTGGTCACTGAGGCCGCCGACAGCGCGTGGGGCGACCGGGGTGGCAGGGTGCGCGACCCGTTCGGCAACATCTGGTGGGTGTCGAGCCGGGTCGAGGACATCGCACCGGACCGGGCCTGGCAGCGGATGTCCCAGCCCGAGTACGCGGAGTCGATGCGTATCGCCCAGGAAACCCTGGACGCCGAGCTCAGCGGGCGGGAGTCCGGGGTGGCCAGCGCCCCACAACACCCGGCCTCCTGA